GGCAGAAGGGCGGCCGTCATTTTTTTCTAATTCGTTTACTAAATGATCCAGAGTTTCGGTGTCATAATATTCTGTGCTACGACCTAATGCATATGTCAGCAGCTTTTCACTTATGCAGTAATAAAAATCACGTTTTCGCTCCGTGGCAAGGATGTGTTTTAGTTCTTGAATGGTGGAAAATGACTCTCCTGTGATGAGGATTCCTTCGCTATCAATGGGCATTGCCAGCTCCTGATCGCGCCACATGCCCATCGCATTGAAGTTCTCCAAAGCTAATCCAAGTGGGTCCATACGGTTGTGGCAGGAACTACAGAGCGGTTCTTCCCGGTGGATGGCGAGGATATTTCTAAGCGTCTTTTCTGAGCCTTCTCCTTCGTTTTCCGCATCTTCTAAAGCAGGCACGTCGGGTGGAGGAGGTGCGGGCGGTGTGCCGAGAATGTTCTCCAGAATAAATACTCCGCGCTTAACGGGCGATGTCCGAGTTGGATTGGAAGTAAATGCAAGAATAGTCCCTTGGGTGAGTACCCCTCCACGGGGACTGTCTGGAGGTAATTGAACTTTTCTGGTTTTTGAGCCTTCTACGCCTTCGATACCATAGTGTTTTGCGAGTAGCTCGTTGACGAAGGTGTAGTCGCTGTCGAGAAGCTCCAGAACGCTGCGATCCTCTTTAATGATGTATTCGAAAAACTGTTCTGTCTCCGCTTGCATCGCCCGTTTTAGACCGCCACTCCAATCGGGGCGCTCTTCATCGTTGCTGGCGACGATAATGGCCCGAGTGCGGTCATAGCTAGCTTGCTCTTCAGCTGTTCGTCTGGCTTCTGGCACATTTCGAACGATTTGATACTCGGCTCGTGCTGCCCTGAGTTCAGGATCGTTTTTCTCCCTTAACCATACGTCATAATCGCTGATGTTGACTCCCATGATGTCTCGAGAGTGCAACCACTGACCTCCAAAGTTTTCTATGAATTGGTTTAATCTTTCGTCGGCCATCATTCGCTCAACCTGTGCCTCCAGGTTTTTCCGGAGTTCCTTTTTTTCGGCCAGCTCGAATAACTCCTCGTCTGGCATGGTGGACCAGAGGAAATAGGAGAGGCGAGATGCCAGGGCGTATTCATCAATGAGTGGGTGGGTTTCTCCACGGCGCTTTCGGAGCGTGCCTTCTTCTCTAAAAATGAAACTCGGGGCCGCCATAATGGCCACCATGGCTTGGGCTATTCCGTCTTCGTAACTTTTACCTTCTTGAGAAGAAACCGACTCAGCTAGTTTCGCCAGGCGACTGACTGTGCTGCTATCTACTTTCTTTCTGAAGGCTCTCGTCGCAAAATCACTCAGAATATCTCGCGTATAGCTTTTGCGTTTCCAACTGCTCTCGGGCACGCCTTCTGCGAAAAACTTATCGTAGTTGGGAGGCTTTACCTGGTATTTCGGGTCACTCGGGCCACGCAGAATAATTTCCTCAATTTCCATTTTGAGGGATTTAACTTTTTCTAGATCCGTGAGTGGTTCTACCGAAGTGCTGAAAGTGTGTGTACCTGGATCGAAGGTACTATCGAAAGCAAACTCGTGGATCTTGCCCGAAGTATAAACGTAATTCTCCTCGAAGATTGCTTCCTCGTCGACTGAGAAAGTAAAGTGACATTCATTGTAATCGAACCCTCGGAATGAGGAGAAACTCTTGGGCTTGATTCGTATGATCAATTGATAATCGCCGGCGTTTTCTATCTCAAAGTTCGCTGTCCTGGTGGAGGGTGAATAGAATGATAGTTGAAGGTTATCTTCGTCTTCATCTTCGGGAAGACCTGGCGAGAATAGCTTAACCAGTGATTCTTCGGACCAGGATTGCTCAGGTGTTATGGTAGATTGGGTCGGGACTGTTTCGGTAATGATGTTGTTAGCGGCGTCCAGGTATTTTTCCAGGAGCATCGGAGAAATGGTTAAGACATCACCAATGTTGTCGAAGCCTTCTCCTGAATCATCAGTAGGGAAAATGTCCAGTGTGTTGTAGTCTATGTTCAGGAGGTCGTTGACTGTATTCTGGTATTCAATACGGTTGAGCCGTTGGACCGTCATTTGTCCGGGGTCCTGGTTTTGCGGATCGATATTGAATGGTTTTGCTTTGATCCAATCGGCTAGCTTTTGCCTTTCCTCTTGGGTCGGTTGCGCTTCCTCTAACGGCGGCATGACATGGGCTCGTGTATTTTTCAGGACACGAAGCCAGAGATCGTGGTCTCTTATGCTATCGGCGGTGAATTCATCCAGAACTACATTGCCTTCACTGATCCCGAATCCATGGCAGTCATAACAATAGTTGTCGAGCAAGGGCGCTATATCATTATTAAATGACTGCAGGATCGCTTTATTGGCGCAAAGCGAAGCTATAGGGACGGTCAAAATAACCGCGGCTAGAAGTCTCAATTTTCTTAGGGAGTGAGAGATCACGGGATACGTTAGGAAAGGCTTTTGGGGTGTATAGCTGTAAATAAGGGAATCTTTCCGAGCGCAGCAATCAAAATTGGCTACTTGTTTCGCCGATAGCCGATCCTGCTAGATATCCGGTAGTCCAGGCATTCTGGAAATTGAATCCACCGGTGATGCCATCAATGTTGAGGACTTCCCCTGCAAAATAGAGGCCAGGAATCCGGCGGCTTTCCATCGTCCTCAGGCTGACTTCATTGAGTTCCACTCCACCGCAGGTAACGAACTCTTCCTTGTTCATGCTTTTGCCAGAAACATTGAAGGCGCAATGGGTCAGGGTTTCATGCAGTCGTGTTAGTTGGTTTTTGGATATCTGTGACCAGGTAGATGTGCCGTCTATCTCTCCTCGCTCAATCAGTTTCTCCCATAAACGCTTGGGTAATTCGGGGAAGGGGGATCGAGACAGTAGTGATCGTTTTCCGGCAGAGGTGCGAAGTTTAGCAAAGGAAGCCTCAAGATCTTCATTCGGTAGCCAATTTACAAAAACCGTAAAGGTATAATCGACTGAGTGAAGTTTGCGTGCGCCCCAGGCAGACAGTTTGAGAATGGCTGGCCCGCTTAACCCCCAATGAGTGATGAGCAGAGGGCCATGACTGTTTAGCTTAACCGAGGGAATGGTAACACTTGCATGCTTTACAGAAATCCCTGCCAGTTCGCTCAAGCTATTCTTTGGGATGTTAAAGGTGAAAAGGGATGGAACCGCCGGGTGGATGGTATGACCAGAAAACTTGAGGAGTGACTCAGAAGCCGCAGATCGGGTTCCTCCTGTTGCAATCAGTAAGTTCTTTGACCGAATGGACGTACCTTCTGCGCAGCGTATGCTGAATGAGTAGGGGGCATCTGCCTGATAGGAAATCTCCGCAACATTCGTTCTAGTCCTGGTTTCAATGCCAAGCTGTTCGGCAGTTTCGCACAGACAATCTATAATGGTTTGAGAGTTATCGCTTGTTGGAAACATGCGCCCGTCCTTTTCTGTCTTGGTATGAACTCCGTGGTCCTCAAACCAATCGATCGTTTTCTGGGCATCCCATCGATGGAGTGGCCCGATGAGTGCTTTTTCTCCCCGAGGATAGTGGGTAGCGAAAGTCCGAGGGTCAAAACAGGCTTGTGTAACGTTGCAACGGCCACCACCAGAAATACGAACTTTGCCCAATACCTGGGGTGCCTTTTCCAGAATGAGCACAGGCTCAGACGGATCACATAATTCCGCTGCTCTTATCGCGGCAAAATATCCAGCGGCACCCCCGCCAATGACTACCAGATGATAATCGCTTTTTTCTATACCGCCCAAGCTAATCGATCTTTTCGAAGATGACCATGTAGTTGTCCTCGAGGAAATCCGTGACTTCTTCGGATTTCTTAAAACCCGCAGAAATAATTTCTTCTTCAAAGACTTCTTGGCCCGCTCGCATGTGTCCGAGTATCCATTCAGAGCTCTCTCCGGGAATGCGCTTAAAATCAATGAGTACTAAACGGCCTCCTTTGCGAAGTGCCTTGTGGGTGGAGGTAATCGAATCGAGTGGATATTCAAAGTGGTGGTAGACGTTGCAGATGAAGGCTACATCCACCGAGTTTTTCGGGAGTTTGATCGAGCGTTCGCCGCACAGGACAGATTCTACATTCTTCCAGTTGTTCTGTTCAGCCTGTTCATTAATGTGGTCGAGAAATTTTTGGACGATATCTACAGCAAAGACTTTCCCGTTTTTGCCAACCGCTTTGGAGAAGTAAGGGAGGTGGGCTCCGGTGCCGGCGCCGATGTCGACAATGTCCATGCCTGGTTTGAGGTTGAGACGTTTGACGATTGCTTCTCGGTTGTCGAATACCTCGCGACCTTCCGCTTGCAGGCGTTCTACCCATTCTTCAACAACCAGGTCCTTTTTAAGGTAAGATGTATTAATCCCCGAGTTGACGCTTTCTTTTTGTGCGAATCCGCTAAGGGCGAAAGAGAAAATGAGGACGCTCTTAAACAGTTGTTTTGTAGTCATGATGGTAAACAGTTATCATCCTTATGACTGCTGTTAAGCTTAAACCGTTTGTGTGTGGGAAATATTATGAATGCTAATTCGAAGGCCTGAACGGATCGGAGAATTTAGGATCCGTCAGAAAAAGATCATTGATTAAGGTCAATAGGAATTGAATTAAGCCCGCCTTTTCTCCGTTGTTGAAATTGGGTCGTATAGGGCATTATTGTTTTCCAACCTTCTATGAGCTTCATGGGATAGGATTGATGACAAAACCGTCATGGAACAAAACTTGAAGATAATTGGTTCATGACTCTTACTGGGGCGAATGAAAGTCCTATTGGTAGAAGACGAAGTCAAAATCCGCAGCTTTATAGAAAAGGGGCTCCGGGCGGAGGGGTTCGTCGTAGATTCTCTGGATAACCAACTGGCAGGTCAGATGCCGACTAGAAGCACGTAGCTTGAAAGCTGTACAGAACGGCGCGTTGAGCGTAGAACTGAGAGGATCATTGTAAAAGTTAAAAGGAAACAGCTACCATGGGAAATCATCCCCTTGTGGCCAGTCTTTTGTTCTAGGTATTAAACCCTAATTCTTTTGTGCAGAATTTTAAGGATTTTCAGATCTTGCCTTTAGTAATTCCGCGACTTCCAGGTGCCCATTATCGCGGGCAAATGATTCTGCAGTCGATCCGTCTATATCTTGCAGGGAAAGGTCGGCTTCGTGTTGGAGTAACAATTCAACCACCTCCTTGTGTCCTTCAGCTGCTGCAAACATGAGAGCGGACCAATGTTCCTCGGAATCTACTTCGTTTACTTTGGCCTTGTGATTCAATAATAGTTGAACGGTCGGAACATTAAGACCAGTAGAGGCAAACATGAGTGCTGTTCGTCCGGCTGAATCCTGCGTGTCGATCTTGGATCCTTGATCTATTAAATATTGGGCAATGGGTGTATGGCCGTTGAAGGCTGCGAGCATGAGTAAATTGCGACCAGTCTCGTCTACTTGATTGGGATCGGTTCCTGTTTCCAAAGCTTGTTGAACGGTTTCCACGTGTCCTTCGAGAGCTGCCTGAATAGCGATTTCAAAGGGAATCGCCATTTTTCCAGTATCAGCACTTTTTGCTGGGGCCGTTACAGGTTGAGTCGTTGAAGCAGGTACTTCAGCTGCTTCAGTCGTGGTTTCTTTGGAACCACCGCAGCCGACCTCGAGTAATAGGATGGAGCCAATGAAAAGAGCTGAAGCCGTCTTCATGGGTGCCGATAAATTTAGGAATGGATTCATGTCGAATGGATGATTCGGAATTTCTTGTGCAGAGTTGGATGGCTGACAGGCTTGATGGAAAAGAGCAAGAACCACTTGAATCAGGAATCTTCAGAGTCGAATCGCAAAATAATCCATATCGATATGGATTGTTTCTATGCGGCTGTAGAGTGCCGCGATAATCCTTCGGTGGCCGATAAACCAGTCGGAGTAGGAGGTAGTGGGGGAAGAAGTGTTCTGACGACCTGTAACTATGAAGCACGAAAGTTCGGGTGCCGTTCTGCGATGCCTGTCTATAAGGCCCTGAAGCTTTGTCCGCATTTAGTGATTAAACCAATCCGGTTTTCCGTCTATCGTGAGGAGTCGGCCAAAATTCGGGATATTTTCAGGGAATACACGGAACTTATTGAACCCCTGTCACTTGATGAGGCCTATCTAGATGTGAGTCATCGCACAGAATATGCTTGGACACTTGCGAAGGAGATTCGAAAAAAGATTTACGAAACCACTCAACTGACTGCGAGCGCGGGTATCTCCTGCAATAAGATGTTGGCCAAGATTGCCAGTGATTGGAAAAAACCAAACGGTCAATTTGCCGTATTGCCGGAAGAAATTGAGGGGTTCATGAAATCGTTGCCGGTGAGCAAGATTTACGGCGTGGGCCCAAAGTCGGCTAAACGATTGAAGGCCTTGGGTTTTGAAACGTGTGGAGAGTTACAGGAAGTTGATCTTGGAGAACTGCACAGGCATTTTGGGCCGACTTGGGGCACGGAATTGTATCGATTATGCCGGGGAGAGGATCATCGACCGGTTGAAGCATCGAGGATCCGCAAGTCTATGAGTACGGAGACCACCTTTGCGGAGGATCTGACTACGAAGGAAGCTTGTATTGATGAATTGGCGGGTCTTCTTGACGAACTGGAAAGTGACCTGCAAAAAATGTCCGGGAAGGAACGCATCGCCAAAGCGTTTGTGAAGCTTAAGTTCTCCGACTTCAAAACGACTACCAAGGAATGTTCTGCCAGGGCGGTGTCTCGAGACATTATGGTTCCGATGATTGAAGAGGCCTTTGATCGAAATCCGGAATCCGTTCGCTTAATGGGAGTGGGGGTTCGTTTCGAGGAGCCAGGAAAAATGGATGAGCGTCAGCTTGAGTTATTTGCCTGAAGGTAGATCGAGAAAAAACTGATACTCTGAATAAGGGTCTGGGGCATCTTCCAAGTGCTGAATGGCACCCGTTTTCGCAAAACCATATTTTTTAAAGAAGTTGTGGGCACGGTTATAGCGTGTGTCAGACCAGAATTCAACCCGTTTGAATTGGGTTTCGATGGCCCAATCCATTGCCCACTTGAACAGGGTGTGGCTTGCTTCTGTTCCGTGGTATTCGGGCTTTAGATACAATCGACGAAA
This genomic stretch from Opitutia bacterium ISCC 52 harbors:
- the dinB gene encoding DNA polymerase IV, with protein sequence MEKSKNHLNQESSESNRKIIHIDMDCFYAAVECRDNPSVADKPVGVGGSGGRSVLTTCNYEARKFGCRSAMPVYKALKLCPHLVIKPIRFSVYREESAKIRDIFREYTELIEPLSLDEAYLDVSHRTEYAWTLAKEIRKKIYETTQLTASAGISCNKMLAKIASDWKKPNGQFAVLPEEIEGFMKSLPVSKIYGVGPKSAKRLKALGFETCGELQEVDLGELHRHFGPTWGTELYRLCRGEDHRPVEASRIRKSMSTETTFAEDLTTKEACIDELAGLLDELESDLQKMSGKERIAKAFVKLKFSDFKTTTKECSARAVSRDIMVPMIEEAFDRNPESVRLMGVGVRFEEPGKMDERQLELFA
- a CDS encoding ankyrin repeat domain-containing protein, which translates into the protein MNPFLNLSAPMKTASALFIGSILLLEVGCGGSKETTTEAAEVPASTTQPVTAPAKSADTGKMAIPFEIAIQAALEGHVETVQQALETGTDPNQVDETGRNLLMLAAFNGHTPIAQYLIDQGSKIDTQDSAGRTALMFASTGLNVPTVQLLLNHKAKVNEVDSEEHWSALMFAAAEGHKEVVELLLQHEADLSLQDIDGSTAESFARDNGHLEVAELLKARSENP
- a CDS encoding GNAT family N-acetyltransferase, with product MKLRQANNEDADIIISLIDETYRKHGDKIWLEGYDSDLLDIEDNYFNNGGHFVVLEKDGTIIGTHATQPINLPEGLLTFRRLYLKPEYHGTEASHTLFKWAMDWAIETQFKRVEFWSDTRYNRAHNFFKKYGFAKTGAIQHLEDAPDPYSEYQFFLDLPSGK
- a CDS encoding NAD(P)/FAD-dependent oxidoreductase, with the protein product MEKSDYHLVVIGGGAAGYFAAIRAAELCDPSEPVLILEKAPQVLGKVRISGGGRCNVTQACFDPRTFATHYPRGEKALIGPLHRWDAQKTIDWFEDHGVHTKTEKDGRMFPTSDNSQTIIDCLCETAEQLGIETRTRTNVAEISYQADAPYSFSIRCAEGTSIRSKNLLIATGGTRSAASESLLKFSGHTIHPAVPSLFTFNIPKNSLSELAGISVKHASVTIPSVKLNSHGPLLITHWGLSGPAILKLSAWGARKLHSVDYTFTVFVNWLPNEDLEASFAKLRTSAGKRSLLSRSPFPELPKRLWEKLIERGEIDGTSTWSQISKNQLTRLHETLTHCAFNVSGKSMNKEEFVTCGGVELNEVSLRTMESRRIPGLYFAGEVLNIDGITGGFNFQNAWTTGYLAGSAIGETSSQF
- a CDS encoding methyltransferase domain-containing protein — encoded protein: MTTKQLFKSVLIFSFALSGFAQKESVNSGINTSYLKKDLVVEEWVERLQAEGREVFDNREAIVKRLNLKPGMDIVDIGAGTGAHLPYFSKAVGKNGKVFAVDIVQKFLDHINEQAEQNNWKNVESVLCGERSIKLPKNSVDVAFICNVYHHFEYPLDSITSTHKALRKGGRLVLIDFKRIPGESSEWILGHMRAGQEVFEEEIISAGFKKSEEVTDFLEDNYMVIFEKID
- a CDS encoding DUF1592 domain-containing protein; its protein translation is MTVPIASLCANKAILQSFNNDIAPLLDNYCYDCHGFGISEGNVVLDEFTADSIRDHDLWLRVLKNTRAHVMPPLEEAQPTQEERQKLADWIKAKPFNIDPQNQDPGQMTVQRLNRIEYQNTVNDLLNIDYNTLDIFPTDDSGEGFDNIGDVLTISPMLLEKYLDAANNIITETVPTQSTITPEQSWSEESLVKLFSPGLPEDEDEDNLQLSFYSPSTRTANFEIENAGDYQLIIRIKPKSFSSFRGFDYNECHFTFSVDEEAIFEENYVYTSGKIHEFAFDSTFDPGTHTFSTSVEPLTDLEKVKSLKMEIEEIILRGPSDPKYQVKPPNYDKFFAEGVPESSWKRKSYTRDILSDFATRAFRKKVDSSTVSRLAKLAESVSSQEGKSYEDGIAQAMVAIMAAPSFIFREEGTLRKRRGETHPLIDEYALASRLSYFLWSTMPDEELFELAEKKELRKNLEAQVERMMADERLNQFIENFGGQWLHSRDIMGVNISDYDVWLREKNDPELRAARAEYQIVRNVPEARRTAEEQASYDRTRAIIVASNDEERPDWSGGLKRAMQAETEQFFEYIIKEDRSVLELLDSDYTFVNELLAKHYGIEGVEGSKTRKVQLPPDSPRGGVLTQGTILAFTSNPTRTSPVKRGVFILENILGTPPAPPPPDVPALEDAENEGEGSEKTLRNILAIHREEPLCSSCHNRMDPLGLALENFNAMGMWRDQELAMPIDSEGILITGESFSTIQELKHILATERKRDFYYCISEKLLTYALGRSTEYYDTETLDHLVNELEKNDGRPSALLMAIVKSVPFQKRRHPNFKPE